A region of Catharus ustulatus isolate bCatUst1 chromosome 9, bCatUst1.pri.v2, whole genome shotgun sequence DNA encodes the following proteins:
- the FYB2 gene encoding LOW QUALITY PROTEIN: FYN-binding protein 2 (The sequence of the model RefSeq protein was modified relative to this genomic sequence to represent the inferred CDS: substituted 2 bases at 2 genomic stop codons): MEXGRRIPGGEQAVLSLSCPVCHILSGEGGTDFKALRAKFQNDPDLANKLGQKPAMEIPPKPGSAGNTRSSPLPLAKREVKAPKPAHPTQHSPRDTGLSAPKSSSEKLSCGTDLQGSNQTSPEHPQLPDSFQHVLQIWEETLSRKERTNPRIPAQRAANPAAAGRDRIPAPGSSQRKDALQGSGIALPQAPRGHRSSDGAEGVVAPRELHKGMVSITNDPTWIFAXIRANCCLSLCFSGAGKWSYSPGSKWPRIKPLPSAESLGPAPGKPPRPPKVDLSAFHSTMPLVHRGNETTAGEEDYLTPESAQLEEQNNYEETPMYLNQSGDTTTLCVIEVPKAEPQKHKKQKIFPFAKSSPERAQTEDEKEAKPSHERTKLEENKIFKTGGEEHRSPTSHAQAEGRGGMKVLQGKQDVTSPQSSTHPTPAGLAKGRAEHWPSLGVGAPKAEGAALDQSPWQAPEVIYDDVEELQGRLHGSDASSSFTSDSISGNSYEETYEDVEIGGDNPAKTETEKQKRFGNLFKIEKLKLNNFRLKDNLRLVSISVPNLAAVSQEDSVYDDVEVGQRETRGKDEKGKVWMPKLRMVKESKDKRRSVDDVERNIFKFKKSSEEKNKKMDEEEKFFRETFMYHQEIRVLSRARAERSVPSQRRADLPLTAGEQLDVIAAPHGHAVICRNSQGRYGYVLVEHLSFR, translated from the exons ATGGAGTAAGGCAGAAGAATTCCAGGAGGGGAACAGGCAGTGCTTTCTCTCAGCTGTCCGGTGTGCCATATCCTGAGTGGG GAAGGTGGGACTGACTTCAAAGCCCTGCGAGCAAAATTTCAGAATGACCCCGACTTGGCCAACAAGCTGGGGCAGAAACCTGCCATGGAGATCCCCCccaagcctggctctgcagggaacaCCAGGTCCAGCCCTCTGCCCCTGGCCAAGAGAGAGGTGAAAGCGCCCAAACCTGCCCatcccacccagcacagccccagggacacagggctgagTGCCCCCAAGAGCAGCTCAGAAAAGCTGTCCTGTGGCACTGACCTGCAAGGATCAAACCAAACATCTCCAGAGCACCCTCAGCTCCCAGATTCTTTCCAGCACGTCCTGCAGATCTGGGAGGAGACTTTATCCCGCAAGGAGAGAACAAATCCAAGGATCCCAGCCCAGAGGGCAGcaaacccagctgctgctggcagggacaggatcCCAGCCCCTGGAAGCTCCCAGAGGAaggatgctctgcagggcagtgggATTGCTCTTCCTCAGGCTCCCAGAGGACACAGGAGCTCTGATGGAGCAGAGGGTGTGGTGGCACCAAGAGAGCTCCACAAAGGTATGGTGAG TATAACTAATGATCCTACGTGGATTTTTGCTTAAATCAGGGCTAATTGCTGCCTGTCCTTGTGCTTCTCTGGAGCAGGAAAATGGTCTTACAGCCCTGGGAGCAAGTGGCCGAGGATTAAACCTCTCCCTTCAGCTGAATCCCTGGGTCCAGCCCCTGGGAAGCCTCCAAGACCCCCAAAGGTTGATCTCAGTGCTTTCCACAGCACCATGCCTTTGGTCCACAGAGGAAATGAAACAA ctgctggagaagagGATTACCTGACCCCTGAAAG TGCTCAGCTTGAAGAGCAGAATAATTATGAAGAAACCCCGATGTACCTGAACCAGTCTGGGGACACCACAACCTTGTGTGTCATTGAAG TACCTAAGGCAGAGCCTCAAAAACACAAG AAACAGAAGATTTTTCCATTTGCCAAATCCAG TCCAGAAAGAGCTCAAACAGAGGATGAAAAAGAGGCAAAACCAAGTCATGAAAGAACAAAACTGGAAGAGAACAAAATTTTCAAG ACAGGTGGGGAGGAGCACAGGTCTCCCACCAGCCATGCCCAGGCAGAGGGCAGAGGTGGGATGAAGGTTCTGCAAGGGAAGCAGGATGTGACCAGTCCCCAAAGTTcaacccatcccaccccagcagggctggcaaaaggcagagcagagcact GGCCCAGCCTGGGTGTTGGTGCTCCAAAGGCAGAAGGAGCAGCCTTGGACCAAAGCCCTTGGCAGGCACCAGAGGTCATCTATGACGATgttgaggagctgcagggcagacT CCACGGCTCAGATGCCTCAAGTTCCTTCACTTCAGACAGCA TTTCAGGAAACAGCTACGAGGAGACATATGAAGATGTTGAGATTGGGGGTGACAACCCAGCAAAAACAGA aacagaaaaacaaaagagatttGGAAACCTGTTCAAGATAGAAAAGTTGAAGCTGAACAATTTCAGGCTCAAGGACAACCTAAG ACTGGTTTCCATTTCAGTACCAAATTTAG CAGCTGTCTCCCAGGAGGACAGCGTGTATGATGATGTCGAGGTGGGGCAGAGAGAGACCAG AGGGAAGGATGAGAAGGGCAAAGTCTGGATGCCAAAACTTCGGATGGTGAAGGAGTCCAAGGACAAAAGGAGAAGCGTCGATGATGTGGAGAG AAATATCTTCAAATTCAAGAAGAGCAGtgaagaaaagaacaagaagatGGATGAAGAAGAGAAGTTCTTTCGAGAGACGTTTATG